Genomic window (Cololabis saira isolate AMF1-May2022 chromosome 10, fColSai1.1, whole genome shotgun sequence):
CAGATAacatttgtccatccatccatccatcatctatacccgctttatcccttgcggggtcacggggttctgctggagcctatcccagctcatttcaggtgagaggcaggggttacaccctggacaggtcaccagtccatcacagggccacatatagacacacaaaccatgctcacaaccacactcacacctacgggcaatttagaatcaccaattaacctaatatgcatgtttttggactgtgggaggaagccggagtgcccggagagaacccacgcaagcacggggagaacatgcaaactccacacagaaagaccctgccgggcctgggagtcgaaccggggaccttcttgctgtgaggcaacagtgctaaccactaagccaccgtgctgcccataACGTTATCCAGTTTATACGTTTGTATCCAGcataattattgttttttctgcAGTCATTAATCCACAAAGCTAATGCAGACTCCATCCTTACCATGGTCTTGTTGCAGACAGTTGCAACCCTTTTTGCTTCCTtattaaactaaattaaataaGCTGCTTatgttattttcttccttctttatgTAACGAACAGAAGATTAGTTAATTCCGTAAAGGCGACTTACAGCCGCATAGCTTTTACCTTAGAATGTCCAGAAGTTTAACTTTTTCTGCGACAGTAATCATCGTCCTCTGCCTTTTGGGCCCGAGCGCGAGCGCCTCTGTCGGGGCTGAACGTTTTGTCGCCATCATGGGTTTTGGAGAAGATTTGCTAATTTAAATTTGGCACAGTGTTTTGTTtaaccaatcagaatgcagaacacaatgcaaatccgcgAAGCAGCGAGAGCGTGGAAGGTGAACCGCGAAACagcaagggattactgtatatttaATATTGCATCACataatcaataatccagaaaaggGTTTGGATCAATAATCATCTGGCTTcctctgcaggttttagatgctCGAACTCGAATGATTCTGTTCAAGATGTTGAGTCGAGGGGCCATCAGCGAGATCAACGGCTGCATCAGCACAGGGAAGGAGGTGAGGCGTCAGAGAGAGGACTCAGGTGAGCCGGTCCTGAGTAACGTCTCAGTAACGTCTTCTCCTGCTCTCCAAGGCCAACGTCTACTACGCCAGCACGCCGGCCGGAGACAGCAGGGCCATCAAGATCTACAAGACCTCCATCCTACTGTTCAAGGACAGGGATAAGTACGTCAGCGGAGAGTTCAGGTGAGTCGCCACAGAAGAAGAGCAGCTTTCACTTCCTGCTACCTGTTCTCAGGTGTTTCTAATGTTCATGCCGGTGCTGCAGGTTCCGTTACGGCTACTGTAGAGGAAACCccaggaagatggtgagaacgTGGGCCGAGAAGGAGATGAGGAACCTCATCAGGTCAGAACCCCTCAGTAAACTCAGCCTCATCAGAACATGTGAGCTGTCAGGGAACTAAGCTAATGATCAAACAGGAAGAATCCAGCACAACCTCATCTGTTTGGTAGAACCTGATGTTCCTCAAGGAGAACTTGGTAGATCCTATAATTTAACCAGTAGATGCCAGTAGAACAATATGACGAACACaatgaaatataataaaatCTACAATATATGATGTCCGATAAAAATGCATGATCAAATATGTAATATGATAAATGAATTCTACCAGCGGTGTTTGATAAAATGAAGGACAACATCTGATTGAGTGACAGCCAGAACCCGGTAGACCTTTATGTGATGGGTAGGACCCGGTGGAATCTATAGGGACTGACAGCGTTTGGTGTTCCAGGCTACAGACGGCAGGAATCCCCAGTCCAGAACCTGTTCTCCTCAGAAGCCACGTCCTGCTGATGGGCTTCATCGGAAAGGACAACATGTAAGAACCAGCACCGTTGATGGGAGTGATGGCTGATTCAGCTGAATATTTGACCATGTGTGATTTGGATCAGGCCGGCTCCTTCGCTGAAGAACGCTTCATTCTCCGAGTCCAAGGCCCGGGAACTCTACCTACAAGTCATCCAGAACATGAGGAAGATGTTCCAGGATGCTCGACTGGTCCACGCCGACCTCAGCGAGTTCAACATGCTGTAAGAGCCGTTTCTCCGTCAGCATTGTTCCAGTTCTCCGTCAGCATTGTCAGCATTGTTCCAGCGTGTTGTCCTTCCTGAGCTCCTGACCCGTCTGGTAACACAGGTACCACGACGGAGACGCCTACATCATCGATGTGTCGCAGTCGGTAGAACACGACCACCCCCACgctctggagttcctcaggaaGGACTGCAGCAACGTCAACGgtgatgtcacttcctgtgGGTCTGGTGTGGGTCTGGTGTGTTTCTGGTGTGGTTCTggtgtggttctggttctggtgtggatctggttctggtgtGGTTCTGGtgtgggtctggttctggtgtgGTTCTGGTGTGGGTCTGGTGTGTTTCTGGTGTGGTTCTGGTGTGGGTCTGGTGTGGTTCTGGTGTGGGTCTGGTGTGGTTCTGGtgtgggtctggttctggtgtgGTTCTGGTGTGGGTCTGGTGTGTTTCTGGTGTGGTTCTGGTGTGGGTCTGGTGTGGTTCTGGTGTGGGTCTGGTgtggatctggttctggtgtGGTTCTGGTGTGGGTCTGGTGGGGTTCTGGTGTGGTTCTGGTGTGCATCTGGTTCTGGTGTGGTTCTGGTGTGGTTCTGGTGTGGTTCTGGTGGGGTTCTGGTGGGGTTCTGGTGGGGTTCTGGTGGGGTTCTGGTGGGGTTCTGGTGGGGTTCTGGTGGGGTTCTGGTGTGGTTCTGGTGGGGTTCTGGTGGGGTTCTGGTGGGGTTCTGGTGTGGTTCTGGTGGGGTTCTGGTGGGGTTCTGGTGGGGTTCTGGTGTGGTTCTGGTGGGGTTCTGGTGGGGTTCTGATGTGGTTCTGGTGTGGTTCTGGTGTGGTTCTGGTGTGTTTCCGGTGTGGTTCTGGTGTGGTTCTGGTGTGGTTCTGGTGTGGTTCTGGTGTGGTTCTGGTGTGGTTCTGGTGTGGATATGGTTCTGGTGTGGTTCTGGTgtggatctggttctggtggGGTTCTGGTGGGGTTCTGGTGGGGTTCTGGTGTGGTTCTGGTGTGGATCTGGTGTGGTTCTGGTgtggatctggttctggtggTGTTCTGGTGGTGTTCTGGTGGTGTTCTGGTGTGGTTCTGATCCAGCTCTGTTTCCCCAGAGTTCTTTGTGAAGCGCAGCGTTGCTGTCATGACGGTCAGAGAGCTGTTTGACTTCGTCACTGACCCGTCCATCACCTGCCAGAACATGGACCAGTACTTGGATAAGgtgagtattctactgaaaatacCATCCATTAATTGAGTAATCAGATaagacatatttttgtttagttaaagagcaattataataaatatacataagatgttagatgttaaaggagcatgaggctccttttaagaaatgagactctctagcgccacccttcaccacgacggccgttgggggtactgcagccaacagtgaagccggcacgggagaacggggagaacgcacatgcagcgtcatgtgacgtcacatccgcaggacagcgcgggaaactcggccccagcactgcagcacattttgcagcaacagcctgttcaaggcaacggagagatacgctagagggctcattcttttttggtttggaacgcttcatctgacattattactagcaaacttaaaacgtatatacatttttttcataaatcctgcctcaagctcctttaattgacattactaagactaaatgatataatacagtaagttcatggctgtgcatttaaaaaccctgaacttacaccagtcgaccaaattcactgccttcactcaaaaagctaaggatcttaccaagaaatattcttatttctaacctaaaaatgccattacacctgataacacacatcacttaaaaggttaggtgtttttcccacgtgtttcaattgaactttcatttgtgtcaagcacattttaagttctagttaagttttaagttaaagtcttgataagattttgagttttgtcagtgttcaaaatataattctgattcctgctgtattggagcacattagccaccagcgctacttgatgttttatccatcaatgactacagagataaaactgaaaactacccagttagctttattacgttcttatttttccccctcatcactctacagctctgtttttacagattaaatgcgTTAGCCGCATCGACAGTCGTCATAATTAACAGAAACCCAGCCCTCCACAGGGTAACGTTATGTTATCAAGGTACCGTAACGTTAGTGTCATTAATTAGTGCTACGTTAACTTAATTTTCCCGTGTGTGGGTGCCGGTCCTCCCTCTGGGAGTAACAGGGTGTtggtggagaagctgcagcgttGAGGACGTACTGTTGTATCAGCTCTGTCTTACAGTGAAACAGCAACAGTGTTGCCTTGGTGTCCAGCTGGAAATGACCCACACTTTTCAcattttctgcttttcttttagttaaaaccaaacatatcctcctctttcttctacctttacgtgcgcagcgtcagcgcgttgtgccgcattaaacgtagtcTGGACGAAATACGATGgtttgagctgcaaaatgaaACGATTTCTCGAGGCAGATAACATTCCTTGATactttttttgtaatcgaattactcgaattattggAGGAATGGTTTCAGCCCTAAAGGTGTGGACACCTGCAGCAATATTTCTTGGTCAACAAGTAGGAAGGAATGTGATGGGTGCCTGTGATTGGTTGAGCAGGTGATGGCCATCGCGGCTGAACGGACGCAGGCGCAGCGGTCGGACCAGGACCGGGTGGATGAAGAGGTATTGGCACAGCCGCTGATGATGACCCCATCTCTGACGCCGCTGGTCTGACATCTCAGGCTCCTCTCACAGGTGTTCAAGAAGGCCTACATACCTCGAACGCTGACGGAGGTGAGCTACTACGAGAGAGACGTGGATTCAATGAGGGCGAAAGAGGAGGAGACGGCCATCAGTGGGCACAACGACAACGTAAGAACCCAAAACCGCTCTTTGAGTAGGACTGATGAGGATGCAGATGCTGACCCAGATGTTCTGTGTGGTTCAGATTCTGTACCAGACGCTGACCGGGATGAAGAAGGACCTCTCTGGGGTGCAGATGGTACGTCTTTGTCAAAAGGGCGATTGTTATGACAGACAGAGCCCAACAACCTGCAGGACAACCCAGTTGATTTATTTACTCGCCCCTATTCAGGTTCCTGCCCTGCTGGAGGAGGACTGCTCTTcctcggaggaggaggaggaggaggaggaggaggaggaggaggaggaagaagaggaggagggcaaggaagaagaagagcatGGTAGTGAGAATGAAGAGGAGGATAGGCAGGTGGAAGCTCCGATGGACAAGAAGGTGGTGACTCAGTAAAACAGAGACTGAAAACCTCATGGAAAGTCCTGGTTCTTCAAGCAAAAACATCTGCGTTTGTCATTTCAGGACAGAAAGAAAATGGTGAAGGAGGCTCAGAGGGAGAAGAGGAAGACCAAAGTACCAAAGAATGTgaaaaagaggaaggagaagGTGGCCAAGATGAAGAAGGGCAGATGACTTCTGTATGTCCTGTAGTTTTCTACTCAGCCAGTCAGCAACCAGGAGAGGCTGTTGTGGCCAATCACAGATCAAAGCTATGAGTTGGGTTTAAAAACCTGCCTcatcaccatggtaacaagAGCTTCAGAGAAGCTGATCTTCACTTTCAGCTTCTGTTAGCCACATGATAAAGCTTGAACATGTTTCAAAGTGGAACCTCCATGTGGTCCAGAATAAAGATCAGATTTTCACGTGGAAACGACACGAGTATGTGGTTCTTTTCCAGTCGCTGGTGTGCAGAGACACCGTTGATGGAACCTGGAACCTTCAAACAACAACTGCACACACCCCCTTGGCTAAGTCAGCCAATCTGAAATCACTAACTTGTAACCACACTAAAGGGGGTGTGCTCTAGTCCGCttgcagtttgtttttgttataatAACCGGGGTTGAGTGCTGTCAGTTCCTGCCAACATGGTGCCATGCAGAGATGAAAAAGAAGCTGTCCGGTTCTTTTCTATAGTCATGGTCTCTGCACCGTCTCATAGCATAGCACGTCAAGTAATGTGACGAGTAGAATCAAGCAGACGTAATGTGCAGGTAGAATTCAGTAGAACGtgatagggcttggtcgtcttgatGTCATCACCTGGCAgagccgccatgttggaagctagcttagctgctcttcggaccactgtacagacgtgctccctcttcgtcgtgtcttacttgtaatcgttactttccgttattctgtaaccatggtaacccgttgctgtgttgtggctgcagcagc
Coding sequences:
- the riok1 gene encoding serine/threonine-protein kinase RIO1 yields the protein MAAVPGQFDDAENIDQSEALLTHLSDVTLHPAPEQQHGSGGEEDEEDEEDEEDEEDEDEWVWTSASDLTKRYNQTSHRCQANRQNPSNKTLSSSTPSDKVLRKYEHKINLDKLNYADSVINKVTAMQKRREADTYRVRDKSDRATVEQVLDARTRMILFKMLSRGAISEINGCISTGKEANVYYASTPAGDSRAIKIYKTSILLFKDRDKYVSGEFRFRYGYCRGNPRKMVRTWAEKEMRNLIRLQTAGIPSPEPVLLRSHVLLMGFIGKDNMPAPSLKNASFSESKARELYLQVIQNMRKMFQDARLVHADLSEFNMLYHDGDAYIIDVSQSVEHDHPHALEFLRKDCSNVNEFFVKRSVAVMTVRELFDFVTDPSITCQNMDQYLDKVMAIAAERTQAQRSDQDRVDEEVFKKAYIPRTLTEVSYYERDVDSMRAKEEETAISGHNDNILYQTLTGMKKDLSGVQMVPALLEEDCSSSEEEEEEEEEEEEEEEEEEGKEEEEHGSENEEEDRQVEAPMDKKDRKKMVKEAQREKRKTKVPKNVKKRKEKVAKMKKGR